The following coding sequences lie in one Oryza brachyantha chromosome 10, ObraRS2, whole genome shotgun sequence genomic window:
- the LOC102710055 gene encoding VAN3-binding protein-like: MAMERAWRPREIADAFCIEMDEEEAVVAIPPPQTPLEPMEYLSRSWSVSASEISKILFNGGKKSFAAAKRLPEMAIPENSVVAASIVPTHLQHIDTRRNSISSHHHQSIGKWFLQHREAGRVKQSSKEKLRAEKAHVHAMVSVARVAAAVAAVTAATTSSDAQTSKMAAAMASATELLTSHCVEIAQQEGARHEQVACAIQSAVGVRSSGDLMTLTAAAATALRGAATMKQRVQREMRSNASVLPYEKSHSWSPDIWCKEGELLKRTRKGDLHKTRVSIYINKRSQVILKLKSKHIGGALSKNNKSVVYGVYNELPTWVEQAKHFTEETCCFGLSTAQGLVEFECENSTSKQKWVDDVKNLLRQVAADVQVENKLGSVKLS; this comes from the exons ATGGCCATGGAGAGAGCTTGGAGGCCAAGGGAAATCGCCGATGCTTTCTGCATTGAGATggatgaggaggaggctgTGGTGGCAATACCGCCGCCACAGACGCCATTGGAGCCCATGGAGTACCTGTCGAGGTCATGGAGCGTGTCTGCGTCAGAGATATCCAAGATTCTGTTCAACGGAGGCAAGAAGAGTTTTGCTGCAGCAAAGCGTCTGCCGGAGATGGCCATACCGGAGAACTCCGTGGTTGCTGCCTCCATTGTTCCAACCCATCTGCAACAT ATAGACACAAGAAGGAATTCCATCAGCAGCCACCACCATCAGTCAATTGGCAAGTGGTTCCTCCAGCACAGGGAGGCAGGTCGGGTCAAGCAGAGCAGCAAGGAGAAGCTGCGTGCAGAGAAGGCGCATGTACACGCCATGGTTTCAGTGGCACGGGTTGCTGCTGCAGTTGCTGCGGTTACTGCGGCAACCACAAGTTCAGATGCCCAGACCTCCAAGATGGCCGCGGCCATGGCGTCGGCCACCGAGCTGCTGACTTCACACTGCGTCGAGATAGCGCAGCAGGAAGGGGCGCGCCATGAGCAGGTGGCCTGTGCCATCCAGTCTGCCGTTGGTGTTAGAAGTTCTGGCGATCTGATGACGctcacagcagcagcagctactg CTCTTCGAGGCGCTGCAACGATGAAGCAGAGGGTGCAGCGAGAGATGAGAAGCAATGCAAGTGTTCTTCCTTACGAGAAGAGCCATTCATGGAGTCCTGACATCTGGTGCAAGGAGGGGGAGTTACTAAAACGCAcaagaaaag GAGATTTACACAAGACACGAGTCTCTATATACATCAACAAGAGGTCACAG GTCATATTGAAGTTGAAGAGCAAACACATAGGAGGAGCACTATCAAAGAACAACAAGA GTGTGGTTTATGGTGTGTACAATGAGCTTCCCACCTGGGTTGAGCAAGCGAAACATTTCACAGAGGAGACTTGCTGCTTTGGCCTGAGCACGGCACAGGGTCTGGTAGAGTTTGAGTGCGAGAATAGCACGAGCAAACAGAAGTGGGTCGATGATGTGAAGAATCTGCTTCGACAAGTAGCTGCAGATGTGCAAGTTGAAAATAAGCTGGGATCAGTGAAGCTCAGTTAA